A genomic region of Vibrio sp. 10N contains the following coding sequences:
- a CDS encoding MFS transporter, with amino-acid sequence MTNGAFTQELYKPSQYSRVSSQQEITMQITTLSAGGMGVWLLEAWSMDNFAALTGLLTFVAMLCFIMIRQSPEQRSKQAVPFHQQMMQSKRIFQESPRFFLFVALSCLSYPMMTYLSKLVPIYLSENQKSGEWFAWWQINYGIGAMVCGLVIVKVMNKIAHQPLMLVSMTAISVLLFTVTTTLSAFSIVLVALLLGLFNATNRIARVNKLHHEVDNAIRGRVDGGMKLFTTAAQSMSYVVIAYLAHYQLTELGFTIGAFVMTLATLVMWVLHRANVLNHQPIEV; translated from the coding sequence ATGACGAATGGCGCATTTACTCAAGAGCTCTATAAGCCAAGCCAATATAGTCGCGTATCTAGTCAGCAGGAAATTACAATGCAGATCACCACCCTTAGTGCAGGCGGTATGGGCGTTTGGCTGTTGGAAGCGTGGTCGATGGACAATTTTGCCGCACTAACCGGCCTACTGACGTTTGTGGCAATGCTGTGTTTTATCATGATCCGTCAAAGCCCTGAACAGCGTTCGAAGCAAGCCGTACCTTTCCACCAGCAAATGATGCAATCAAAGCGTATATTTCAAGAGTCTCCACGGTTCTTTTTATTTGTTGCGCTGTCGTGTCTTAGTTATCCAATGATGACGTATCTGTCGAAGTTAGTGCCCATCTATTTATCAGAAAACCAAAAGTCCGGCGAATGGTTTGCATGGTGGCAGATTAACTATGGTATCGGCGCAATGGTGTGTGGGCTAGTGATAGTAAAAGTAATGAACAAGATTGCCCATCAACCATTGATGCTAGTGAGTATGACGGCAATAAGTGTACTGTTATTCACCGTTACCACGACATTGTCTGCATTCTCTATCGTGTTAGTAGCATTGCTGCTTGGGCTCTTTAATGCCACTAACCGTATTGCGAGAGTCAATAAACTCCACCACGAGGTCGACAATGCCATCAGAGGACGCGTAGATGGCGGTATGAAGTTATTCACAACCGCAGCGCAGAGCATGAGTTATGTTGTCATCGCTTACTTAGCTCATTACCAGCTAACAGAGTTAGGTTTTACTATCGGTGCGTTTGTAATGACGCTGGCAACACTGGTGATGTGGGTACTGCATCGAGCGAATGTATTGAATCACCAACCTATTGAGGTCTAA
- a CDS encoding LysR family transcriptional regulator produces MKLSDFDLNLMRVFLTVYRFQSITVAAEVLDLTQPGVSGALKRLQNQLGQQLFVRDGRGIAPTHLAHEMARQIEPALEAIENTLNDAQEFSVEGKRRFVVYTTEPVMLNLVPKIEADKSLGNCEIVLSPTTVTEAQLREQLNLRQADLAIEFSESSTSSYFTLPFFSDQICLIASKQHPRIQGTISALEYYQEKHITLKLRREEIFLVDYFTKEHIQPRNVAAECESLLALMALVGSSESIGMASLNMARQFSEQFGLQILPVPFSSLPVNYVLMGHKREQNSKANIWLRDKLLSYVQG; encoded by the coding sequence ATGAAACTGTCTGACTTTGATCTTAATCTGATGCGCGTATTTTTGACTGTGTATCGCTTTCAATCCATTACTGTGGCGGCAGAAGTACTCGACCTTACTCAGCCAGGTGTGAGTGGCGCTCTTAAGCGACTACAAAACCAGTTAGGCCAACAACTCTTTGTTCGAGATGGTAGAGGAATTGCCCCAACACATTTGGCGCATGAGATGGCGCGTCAAATAGAACCGGCATTGGAAGCCATCGAAAACACATTGAATGACGCTCAAGAGTTTTCTGTTGAAGGAAAGCGTCGTTTCGTGGTGTACACCACTGAGCCCGTGATGCTTAATCTTGTGCCAAAAATCGAAGCCGATAAAAGCCTAGGGAACTGCGAAATTGTATTGTCTCCGACGACCGTGACCGAAGCGCAGCTACGTGAACAGCTCAACCTAAGGCAAGCTGATTTAGCGATTGAATTTTCTGAGTCTTCGACTTCAAGCTACTTTACCCTGCCGTTCTTCTCAGATCAGATTTGTCTGATAGCCAGCAAGCAACATCCTCGAATTCAGGGGACGATCAGTGCTCTGGAGTATTACCAAGAAAAACACATCACACTCAAACTGCGCCGCGAAGAGATTTTTCTGGTGGACTATTTTACCAAAGAGCATATTCAGCCGCGCAACGTCGCCGCAGAATGCGAGTCGCTTCTAGCGTTAATGGCGTTAGTTGGGAGTAGCGAAAGTATTGGTATGGCGAGTTTAAACATGGCGAGGCAGTTTTCCGAGCAATTTGGGTTGCAGATCTTGCCAGTACCCTTTAGCTCGTTGCCGGTTAACTATGTGTTGATGGGGCATAAGAGAGAGCAAAATAGCAAAGCCAATATATGGCTGCGTGATAAATTGCTCTCCTACGTTCAAGGTTGA
- a CDS encoding alkyl/aryl-sulfatase — translation MLRALTPSTIAIAVMASFAANADYAGLEDYQGKPASSHTLEANQALASTLPWQDTSAFDRTKRGLIAEFGTHAAGELKNRFEFMAELSVDEIPPTVNPSIWRQAMLNYAAGGLYEVTDGVYQIRGADLSNMTIYRTDNGYVIHDPLLSKEAAAASWDFAKQHLPKINGEHKITGMIYSHMHADHFGGSRGVYESGDFSEGAPIYAPKDFIKELADENVIAGTAMGRRANYQYGTTLDNDEKGIVDNALGLGTSRGEVTLVAPTTEIQEREKVITIDGLDFHAINMPGAEAPAEIVLYVPQYRSLNTAELTYDGMHNIYTFRGAKVRDALVWTKYLTELKMRYVDTGLVDNIHAAHSAPVWNDVNTPQNEIADYMTLQRDNYGFIHNQAMRLANHGVTIHDVGREIENLVPESQKQTWHTNGYHGSYSHNARAVVNLYLGYHDMNPVNTNPLQTQDKSCVYVQAAGADVLYNAGMEHFKQGEYQEASQLFNDLVQCDPNNVTYRYALADSFEQQGYQSETMAWRNSYLQGAVELRTGEIQPSIKLASADVIANTPTGMFLDFIAVRLNAEKAEQAGLDFNFGLYHPDVEERYYGEVSNANMSNIEVDTLPETNVELIIHKSDLTRVALGQVSLDELLKSGQAGIKGDAELIGKLAASLDEFDGMFEILPMPNK, via the coding sequence ATGCTTCGAGCGCTTACTCCTTCAACTATCGCTATCGCCGTTATGGCGTCATTCGCCGCTAACGCTGACTACGCTGGCCTTGAGGACTACCAAGGTAAACCTGCAAGCTCCCATACGCTGGAGGCCAATCAGGCGCTTGCTTCTACACTACCGTGGCAAGACACGTCTGCATTTGACCGCACCAAACGTGGCCTTATCGCTGAATTTGGTACCCATGCTGCGGGTGAGCTTAAAAACCGATTTGAGTTTATGGCAGAGCTTTCTGTCGATGAGATCCCACCAACGGTCAATCCTTCAATCTGGCGACAAGCTATGCTCAATTATGCAGCTGGCGGTCTTTATGAAGTGACTGATGGTGTGTACCAGATCCGCGGTGCTGATCTCTCCAACATGACCATTTACCGCACCGACAATGGTTATGTGATTCACGATCCTTTGCTATCAAAAGAAGCGGCTGCGGCCTCTTGGGACTTTGCCAAACAACATCTACCAAAAATCAACGGTGAACACAAAATCACAGGCATGATTTACTCTCACATGCACGCGGATCACTTTGGTGGCTCTCGTGGTGTCTATGAGTCTGGTGACTTCAGCGAAGGTGCACCAATCTATGCACCAAAAGATTTCATCAAGGAACTTGCTGACGAGAACGTGATAGCAGGTACTGCGATGGGACGCCGCGCCAACTATCAGTACGGCACAACGTTAGATAACGACGAAAAAGGCATTGTCGACAACGCACTTGGTCTGGGTACATCACGTGGAGAAGTCACGTTGGTAGCACCTACCACTGAAATCCAAGAACGCGAGAAAGTGATCACAATCGATGGTCTTGATTTCCATGCCATCAACATGCCTGGCGCAGAAGCACCAGCTGAGATCGTGCTTTATGTGCCTCAATATCGCTCTCTAAACACTGCTGAGCTGACTTACGACGGTATGCACAATATCTACACCTTCCGCGGCGCTAAAGTTCGTGACGCGCTGGTGTGGACGAAATACCTGACAGAGCTAAAAATGCGTTACGTTGATACGGGGCTTGTCGACAACATCCACGCTGCGCACTCTGCGCCAGTTTGGAATGATGTGAATACGCCACAAAATGAAATTGCCGATTACATGACACTTCAGCGTGACAACTACGGCTTTATTCACAACCAAGCAATGCGTTTAGCCAACCACGGTGTGACTATCCACGATGTAGGGCGCGAAATAGAAAATCTGGTTCCTGAGTCTCAAAAGCAAACTTGGCACACTAACGGTTATCACGGCTCTTACAGCCATAACGCTCGTGCCGTTGTAAACCTATACCTGGGCTATCATGACATGAACCCAGTGAACACCAACCCACTGCAAACACAAGACAAATCATGTGTGTATGTGCAAGCAGCCGGGGCAGATGTTCTATACAACGCAGGCATGGAGCACTTTAAACAAGGGGAGTATCAAGAAGCTTCGCAGCTGTTTAATGACCTGGTGCAATGTGACCCAAACAATGTGACGTACCGCTATGCGCTTGCAGACAGCTTCGAGCAGCAAGGCTATCAATCTGAAACCATGGCTTGGCGAAACTCTTACCTACAAGGTGCAGTTGAGCTTAGAACTGGCGAGATCCAACCTTCTATCAAGTTGGCCTCAGCAGACGTGATTGCCAATACACCAACGGGAATGTTCTTAGACTTCATTGCTGTTAGGCTTAATGCAGAAAAAGCCGAGCAAGCTGGTTTAGACTTTAACTTTGGTTTGTATCATCCAGATGTGGAAGAGCGCTACTACGGTGAAGTGTCTAATGCCAACATGAGTAACATTGAAGTCGATACGCTACCTGAAACCAATGTAGAGCTTATCATCCACAAATCGGATCTTACCCGAGTGGCATTGGGACAGGTTTCGCTCGATGAGCTACTAAAATCAGGTCAAGCAGGTATCAAGGGCGATGCTGAGCTCATAGGCAAGCTCGCGGCTTCACTTGATGAGTTTGATGGCATGTTTGAAATCTTACCTATGCCTAATAAGTAA
- the soxR gene encoding redox-sensitive transcriptional activator SoxR yields the protein MELSVGQVAKRAEVAVSALHFYEQKGMITSWRNQGNQRRYDSSVLRRIAVIKTGQQLGLSLEEIKQALSSLPLNRAPSQQEWQQMGEDWRAILDEKIWLMTKLRDELGDCIGCGCLSLSKCRLRNPQDTLADSLGNGATLWKRPSD from the coding sequence ATGGAGCTTTCAGTCGGTCAGGTAGCCAAACGCGCCGAAGTCGCGGTGTCCGCACTGCATTTTTACGAACAAAAGGGAATGATTACTAGCTGGCGTAATCAGGGCAATCAACGACGTTATGACAGCTCAGTGCTCAGAAGGATTGCCGTCATTAAAACAGGTCAGCAGTTAGGGCTTAGTTTGGAGGAAATAAAACAGGCACTATCAAGTCTACCTCTCAACCGAGCACCTAGCCAACAAGAGTGGCAACAAATGGGAGAAGATTGGCGAGCGATACTGGATGAAAAAATCTGGTTAATGACCAAACTCAGAGACGAGCTTGGCGATTGTATTGGCTGTGGCTGCTTGTCACTTTCCAAATGTCGTTTACGTAACCCACAAGATACCTTGGCTGATAGCTTAGGTAATGGCGCCACACTTTGGAAACGACCTTCCGATTAA
- the yegD gene encoding molecular chaperone: MAIGFDYGTANCSVAHLNNGNVEQVPLVGDNCFIASTLCAPTAETVSEYLFRCLDIRPSNEVGEAVLRRAVKMNREEGIEVIPTDVLFGEQALNLYLEDPKDVYYIKSPKSFLGAQGLRDMQLSFFEDLVCAMMSNVKRKAEANLERSIEQTVIGRPVNFLGRGGEASNLQAEGILLRAANRAGFKDVEFQYEPVAAGLEFESTLTDNKNVLVVDIGGGTTDCSYIQMGPSWVGKNDRQQSLIAHTGQLVGGNDLDIYIAFRRFMHAFGMGTKRHSGLDIPVTQFWNPIAINDVQAQRKFYAHDNLKELRLLAKEALEPAKVNRLIALHQETLGYAVIREAEKAKISLEENAEYKAMLDLYSEHVGIDISQADMAAAIDNPTKKIQALVKEAAQQAGTLPDVIYMTGGSARSSVLRKAVQDVLPNIPVVSGNYFGSVTAGLARWADVCFR, from the coding sequence ATGGCCATCGGGTTTGATTATGGAACCGCGAACTGCTCTGTTGCACATTTGAACAATGGTAACGTCGAGCAAGTCCCATTGGTGGGGGATAACTGCTTCATTGCGTCGACACTCTGTGCACCAACAGCGGAAACCGTCTCGGAATACCTGTTTCGCTGTTTAGACATTCGTCCGTCAAATGAAGTGGGTGAGGCGGTGTTGCGCCGCGCTGTTAAGATGAACCGTGAAGAAGGTATTGAGGTAATTCCAACCGACGTGCTGTTTGGTGAACAAGCGCTGAATCTGTATTTGGAAGACCCGAAAGATGTCTATTATATCAAATCACCGAAGTCCTTCTTAGGTGCTCAGGGCCTGCGTGATATGCAGCTTTCTTTTTTTGAAGATCTGGTTTGTGCCATGATGAGCAACGTGAAGCGTAAAGCGGAAGCGAATTTAGAGCGGTCGATAGAGCAAACTGTGATTGGTCGCCCGGTCAATTTTCTTGGTCGCGGTGGAGAGGCTTCCAACTTGCAAGCTGAAGGGATATTGTTGCGTGCCGCGAACCGTGCTGGTTTTAAAGACGTTGAATTTCAATACGAGCCAGTGGCTGCAGGGTTAGAGTTTGAATCGACCCTAACAGACAACAAAAATGTTCTGGTGGTCGATATTGGTGGTGGTACCACGGACTGTTCATACATTCAGATGGGACCGTCGTGGGTTGGAAAAAATGACAGGCAGCAGTCTCTCATCGCCCACACGGGTCAGTTAGTCGGCGGGAACGATTTGGATATCTATATTGCGTTTCGTCGATTTATGCACGCCTTTGGTATGGGCACTAAGCGCCATTCGGGCTTAGATATCCCCGTTACCCAATTCTGGAACCCGATTGCTATTAACGATGTTCAAGCGCAAAGAAAGTTTTACGCGCATGACAACTTGAAAGAGCTTAGATTGCTGGCGAAAGAAGCGCTGGAGCCAGCGAAAGTGAATCGCTTGATCGCACTTCATCAAGAAACCTTGGGTTATGCAGTGATTCGAGAAGCTGAAAAAGCCAAGATTTCCCTCGAAGAGAATGCTGAGTACAAAGCGATGCTTGATCTTTATAGTGAGCATGTAGGAATCGACATCAGTCAGGCTGATATGGCGGCGGCGATCGACAATCCGACCAAGAAAATTCAAGCCTTAGTTAAAGAAGCGGCGCAGCAAGCTGGCACTTTGCCAGATGTGATTTACATGACGGGGGGCTCTGCACGTTCTTCTGTGCTGCGTAAAGCAGTGCAAGATGTGCTGCCAAACATTCCAGTGGTCTCGGGCAACTACTTTGGCTCGGTTACAGCAGGATTGGCAAGATGGGCAGATGTTTGTTTTAGATAA
- a CDS encoding acyl-CoA thioesterase has protein sequence MHFDELIAQARLCATSGEHMSIPASWGQGRTVFGGLSASLLYTVMQSHLNGERVLRSLNTNFVGPLLVDVPFTFEVEVLREGKSVSQLSARLVQNGQVAVFQQGCFGADRESNIVVKNNDNHIMPLPDDLPRFPSIEQGAPNYTSHIDLALARGHLPFTGSRDSHTWGWMRFKVSPEVISDAHLICLVDAWPPGVLQMMSTPAPASTMMWNLEFIHPHRSVQPEDWFAYQSHTRQAAEGYAHAQANIWNNRGDLVAVSRQSIAIFD, from the coding sequence ATGCACTTCGATGAATTAATCGCACAAGCCAGGCTATGCGCGACAAGCGGCGAGCATATGTCGATCCCGGCGTCATGGGGGCAGGGGCGTACGGTATTTGGTGGATTATCGGCTTCTCTGTTGTATACCGTGATGCAATCTCATCTTAACGGAGAGCGTGTTTTACGTTCTCTAAATACTAATTTTGTTGGACCTCTTTTGGTCGACGTGCCGTTTACGTTTGAAGTTGAAGTGCTTCGTGAAGGAAAAAGTGTGTCGCAGCTTAGTGCACGCTTGGTGCAAAATGGTCAAGTAGCGGTATTTCAACAAGGGTGCTTTGGCGCTGACCGTGAGTCCAATATTGTGGTGAAAAATAACGATAATCACATTATGCCTTTACCCGATGATCTTCCAAGGTTTCCATCTATTGAACAAGGCGCCCCTAACTACACCTCTCATATTGATCTAGCGCTTGCCCGTGGCCACTTACCTTTCACTGGTAGTCGAGACTCTCATACTTGGGGCTGGATGAGATTTAAAGTGTCACCGGAAGTGATATCTGATGCTCACCTCATTTGTTTGGTGGACGCGTGGCCTCCTGGTGTGTTGCAGATGATGAGCACGCCTGCGCCAGCAAGTACTATGATGTGGAATCTGGAATTTATTCACCCACACCGCTCTGTCCAGCCGGAAGATTGGTTTGCTTATCAGTCGCATACCAGACAAGCCGCTGAAGGTTATGCTCACGCTCAAGCGAATATTTGGAATAACCGAGGTGATCTCGTGGCAGTCAGCCGGCAAAGTATCGCTATCTTCGATTAA
- a CDS encoding IS1182 family transposase, which produces MLQKPSPQQYELEMVTMEQLVPQNHLVRKIDNAIDFEFIRDEVAHLYCKDNGRPPVDPVRLFKIILLGYLFGIKSERQLVKEIEVNVAYRWFLRMSLTEKVIHASTLSQNRIRRFNGTDVFERIFNNIVLQAMEKGLVAGQELFTDSTHLKANANKNKHMNRLRPVSAGAYLDMLNEDVAADRESEGKNPFKETPPKTDVKNTKVSTTDPESGFMTRDNKPQGFFYLDHRTVDGKHGIIVDTYATPGNVNDSQPYIRRLDHTLEQFNLNPIAVGIDAGYFTAPVAESLERRSILGVFGYRRPSRTKNKFKKKDFKYQKETDTYRCPEGQELIYKTTTRAGYRSYASDPKQCAFCPVRDDCTKSENMQKVITRHLYSETVERANQMRLSSYGKKTYRRRSETVERSFADAKQHHGHRYARYRGLAKVQMQCWLAAAAQNIKKIALVVSYLRKMGLNKAEISQILASVCRFKPYSLQNAI; this is translated from the coding sequence ATGCTTCAAAAACCTTCTCCTCAGCAATACGAACTCGAAATGGTAACCATGGAACAGCTCGTTCCACAGAATCATCTCGTTCGTAAAATTGATAATGCCATCGACTTCGAGTTCATCAGAGACGAAGTGGCACATCTATACTGCAAAGATAATGGCCGCCCACCCGTAGACCCTGTGCGTTTATTCAAAATCATTCTGCTTGGCTACCTATTCGGCATCAAAAGTGAGCGCCAACTGGTCAAAGAAATTGAAGTGAACGTCGCTTATCGTTGGTTCTTACGAATGTCACTGACCGAAAAAGTTATCCATGCTTCGACGTTAAGCCAGAACCGAATTCGACGCTTCAATGGTACTGACGTCTTTGAGCGCATCTTCAACAACATAGTGCTTCAAGCGATGGAGAAAGGCTTAGTCGCAGGACAGGAGCTCTTCACTGACAGTACACACCTTAAAGCCAATGCTAACAAGAACAAGCACATGAATCGTCTGCGTCCAGTTAGTGCAGGCGCTTATCTTGATATGCTGAATGAAGATGTGGCTGCAGACCGAGAATCTGAAGGTAAAAATCCATTCAAAGAGACGCCACCAAAGACAGACGTCAAAAACACTAAAGTCAGCACCACCGACCCTGAAAGTGGCTTTATGACACGAGACAATAAGCCTCAAGGCTTCTTCTATCTTGACCACCGAACCGTGGATGGTAAGCACGGTATCATCGTAGACACATACGCAACACCGGGGAATGTGAATGACTCACAGCCCTATATCCGTCGTCTCGATCACACACTAGAGCAGTTCAACCTCAATCCTATCGCAGTTGGTATCGATGCAGGTTACTTCACTGCGCCTGTTGCTGAATCACTCGAGCGCCGCAGTATATTAGGTGTGTTCGGGTATCGCCGCCCATCAAGAACTAAGAACAAATTTAAGAAGAAAGACTTCAAATACCAAAAAGAGACCGATACCTATCGCTGTCCAGAAGGGCAAGAACTTATCTATAAAACCACAACACGCGCAGGCTATCGCTCATACGCTTCAGACCCGAAACAATGTGCGTTTTGCCCCGTTCGGGACGACTGTACTAAGAGTGAAAATATGCAGAAGGTCATAACGCGTCACCTTTATAGTGAGACGGTGGAGCGAGCCAATCAAATGCGACTCTCTAGCTACGGAAAGAAGACGTATCGGAGGCGAAGTGAAACAGTAGAACGAAGCTTCGCCGATGCAAAACAACACCATGGCCACCGTTACGCGCGCTACCGCGGTCTCGCAAAAGTGCAAATGCAATGTTGGTTAGCCGCTGCCGCTCAAAACATCAAGAAGATAGCGTTGGTGGTGAGCTATCTGCGAAAAATGGGCCTAAATAAGGCAGAAATAAGTCAAATACTAGCCTCTGTATGCCGATTTAAGCCTTACTCACTTCAGAACGCTATCTAA
- the lpdA gene encoding dihydrolipoyl dehydrogenase, with the protein MTESINVDVAVLGGGPGGYTAAFRAADLGLSVCIIESRDTLGGVCVNVGCIPSKALLHATSLIEQAREGRSMGIAFGEPSIDLDALRDHKQSKIAELTKGIAGLAKARKVTRIQGMGQFSSSTTLTVSGENDQTIEFKHAIVATGSQSIPLSIAPNDPRIWDSTDALAINSIPERLLIVGGGIIGLEMAQVYAALGSKITIVEAQDHIIPSADKDIVQPLQRATKKIYNTLTKTLVTEMQAQPDGILVSFEGKIAPEPSLFDAVLVAVGRTPNTQNLGLERLGIDKNNKGLITVNDRMQTNIAHIYAIGDIVDGPMLAHKATHEGKVAAEVIAGLDSTFAPVAIPSVAYTHPEMAWVGLTEKQAKAQGIEYSVGKVPWLVSGRAQSVNATNGVTKALFDKHSGALVGAGICGENAGELIHEAAAVLELGGRAKDIAHTVHAHPTLAETFAFAAEVVEGSMTDMLPARRK; encoded by the coding sequence ATGACGGAATCTATCAACGTAGATGTTGCAGTACTCGGTGGTGGACCCGGCGGTTATACCGCAGCTTTTCGAGCCGCCGATTTGGGCTTGTCAGTGTGTATTATTGAAAGTAGAGACACCCTGGGCGGTGTGTGCGTTAATGTAGGCTGTATTCCATCTAAAGCTCTGCTACATGCCACATCACTTATAGAGCAAGCCAGAGAGGGACGCTCGATGGGTATCGCTTTTGGTGAGCCAAGTATCGATCTAGATGCGTTACGTGACCATAAGCAATCAAAAATTGCCGAGTTGACCAAGGGTATTGCTGGTTTGGCTAAGGCGCGGAAAGTCACTCGTATTCAAGGGATGGGGCAGTTTAGTTCATCAACTACGCTGACAGTAAGCGGTGAGAATGATCAAACCATTGAGTTTAAGCATGCCATTGTTGCCACAGGCTCTCAGTCGATCCCACTTTCAATTGCGCCAAACGATCCGCGCATTTGGGATTCAACGGACGCATTAGCAATCAACTCGATCCCAGAGCGGCTACTGATCGTCGGTGGCGGGATCATAGGATTGGAGATGGCACAGGTCTACGCGGCACTTGGATCGAAAATCACCATCGTCGAAGCTCAAGATCATATCATTCCGAGTGCAGATAAAGACATCGTCCAGCCATTACAACGTGCGACAAAAAAAATCTACAACACTTTGACCAAGACTTTGGTCACTGAGATGCAAGCACAACCGGACGGGATTTTAGTGTCGTTCGAGGGGAAAATAGCGCCCGAGCCAAGTTTGTTTGATGCGGTGCTCGTCGCCGTTGGCCGAACGCCGAATACGCAGAACCTCGGATTGGAACGTCTGGGCATCGACAAAAACAACAAAGGGCTAATAACGGTCAACGATCGAATGCAAACCAACATCGCCCATATCTACGCAATTGGCGATATCGTCGATGGTCCTATGCTTGCTCACAAAGCCACACACGAAGGCAAAGTTGCCGCAGAGGTGATCGCCGGCCTGGATTCGACGTTTGCCCCAGTCGCTATTCCTTCCGTCGCCTATACGCATCCTGAAATGGCTTGGGTTGGGTTAACAGAGAAGCAAGCCAAAGCTCAAGGCATTGAATACAGTGTTGGTAAGGTGCCGTGGTTAGTGAGTGGACGTGCTCAAAGTGTTAATGCGACAAACGGTGTAACCAAAGCTCTATTCGACAAACACTCCGGTGCTCTTGTCGGTGCCGGTATCTGTGGCGAAAATGCAGGTGAGTTAATACACGAAGCGGCCGCAGTGCTTGAATTAGGCGGAAGAGCCAAAGATATTGCACATACAGTACATGCTCACCCGACGCTCGCTGAGACGTTCGCGTTTGCTGCTGAAGTGGTTGAGGGCTCAATGACGGATATGCTGCCGGCAAGACGTAAGTAA